The following nucleotide sequence is from Spirochaetota bacterium.
GCCCTTGAAGCGATATTCTATCCATTCCGAACGCCCCGGTTTCATCCGTGCCGATGACCACTCATTCGGAACGCCGAGCGGACGGATGAATCCATTATTGATATTCTCCGCCGCGTACACAGGCTGCTCCGGCGATATGCGGAAGCACGGTATGTACGGGATGATGTTGAACCATGACTTCACATCGAATTTCGCTTCCGGTTTGAACGTCATGCCGAGCGCGCCTGTCATGCGCCCCGTCGCGTAGCGCGCGAGCACGTTCTTCGCGCTTTTCATCGCAACGATGACCTTCTTTCCTGCACCGGCCGATGCGTTCACTTTGATATCGTACCACCCCTCGTGATCGCACTGCAATTGCGCCGAGGCTATCTTGTTCTGCAGCCGATAATTCTCCGGCCTATCCGTGCCGAACACATCGATCGATACTTCCTTGCTTTCAAGCGGCTTGAGATACACCGATACGGTATCGACCTTTTCCGTCGCAACGGGGATGATGATGCCGAGCGGTTCGATGAGGTTGTGCCATTCCCGGCCTTCTTCCCACACAAGCCGCCGCACGCTCGACGCTGTCACTGCCGACGTGCGGGAAAGGTCATCGCTCTCAATGAGCTTGAACCCCGTCATCGATTGATCGTTCCTTGCAAGCGTACGTCGGAAGCCCTCGAGCTCTTTCTGATAGATATCGCGCGGTGTGATGTTCTTCTTTGCGCATATCGCCGCCGCCGTACCCGCCGCTTCGCCCATGACCGCCGTTGTCGCGATAACGCGGAGCGTTCCGAGGCCTTCATGCGATACGCTTACATTGCGTCCTGCGAAGAGCAGGTTCTCGATATTGCGCGAGTATGAGCTCCGGAACGGAATATCGGTTATGCCGACGAGATAGTCGTGCGTGCACGCGGGGAGTGGATCGCGGTAGCCTTTCGGCGGATGGATATCGATGGGCCAGCCGGTGTGACCGATGGAGTCGGGGAAACTTCTCTGCGCGAGAAAATCGTTCGCCGTACAGATATGATCGCCCAGAAGACGGCGCGACTCCCGTTTGCCGGGAAGATATGCTACCCAGTCTATCTCAAGGTTCTCGACATCCTTGAACGTGCCGGAATTCTTGATGTAATCCCAAAGCCCGTATACGACCTCGCGCGTGTGGCGCATCACCTTGTCATCGTCATGTATCGAATCGATCTGTCCGCCGTATTCGGCCCACCAGAGTCCGTAGAACGTTCCGTCCGGCATACGATAAAATCCCCGTGCGGCGGCGTGATCGGGATTCATAACGGTGGAAAGGTCGCGCGCGTTCATCGCCCATGCGGGCGCTTTGTACGATATCGGATGACCACGGTCTATCGATGAAAAGAGCAATGTTGCGCCCATGGTGCC
It contains:
- a CDS encoding FAD-dependent oxidoreductase, with the translated sequence MLKQENEYTNRDFPRVTVSKDVVVVGAGPAGICAAIAAARNGAKTALVTDRPVLGGSASSEVRVTPSGADTPHWNRYARETGIMEEMTMRVMRKAAESGIWRWMQYDDMYFDMTYAEPNLEVFLNTSICKVYKTRNERIDAVEGVQLRSEKFIQFDAKEFIDCSGDAVVGFLGGADYRVGREAKSEFGETYGPDTPDRGTMGATLLFSSIDRGHPISYKAPAWAMNARDLSTVMNPDHAAARGFYRMPDGTFYGLWWAEYGGQIDSIHDDDKVMRHTREVVYGLWDYIKNSGTFKDVENLEIDWVAYLPGKRESRRLLGDHICTANDFLAQRSFPDSIGHTGWPIDIHPPKGYRDPLPACTHDYLVGITDIPFRSSYSRNIENLLFAGRNVSVSHEGLGTLRVIATTAVMGEAAGTAAAICAKKNITPRDIYQKELEGFRRTLARNDQSMTGFKLIESDDLSRTSAVTASSVRRLVWEEGREWHNLIEPLGIIIPVATEKVDTVSVYLKPLESKEVSIDVFGTDRPENYRLQNKIASAQLQCDHEGWYDIKVNASAGAGKKVIVAMKSAKNVLARYATGRMTGALGMTFKPEAKFDVKSWFNIIPYIPCFRISPEQPVYAAENINNGFIRPLGVPNEWSSARMKPGRSEWIEYRFKGESTIQSIDLVFNTELNTRRAYYNKMFEELVRSYEVQAITDTGYETIIEEPENILRFRRHQFKPIRAKGVRLLVHATWGSPYAEIFDMRVYG